In a single window of the Campylobacter fetus subsp. testudinum 03-427 genome:
- a CDS encoding hemagglutinin domain-containing protein (Pfam matches to PF13332.2 Fil_haemagg_2, and to PF13332.2 Fil_haemagg_2), translating to MRLSKSRFFRLSLNLTLINFLFPCVLLSADLRQRNTIVSKSTSITSSGNNTDVININNPSQNGISHNQFDAFEIHGGVVFNNSLENGISKIGGAIEKNPNLTKNASVIVSEITSKQSSHINGILEVFGRKANLIFANENGFSVNGAAFLNTKGVTLSTGNFNDNFLNVNSDARIKIGNSGIIVDGDYFNVISRGIDIAGSIAHYEKGKNLSNINFIAGLNNVNLDNPNSPEIIVRATEQRDKKNYYGIDGRHLGSMYADKVTLISTEEGVGVRHSGVVRSIKDVMVKAKGKVELQALGVNRNGSIAIEAKEIQSSLINADNISLQADGKITNKGLYRGNKITVNANSFENSKTVDISKETKDIFKTNQKKSQIYADTVSISAADKIDNFGFINVLNDVVLNTNSLNNTGEISANNNIDLSLRTFDNSGKIISQNKITLEADDDLDLNARTLYAKNLLDISSNRNLRVNSELENLGSIELDAQNIYINALVASGKDLILNARGSIENNGYLYSVKNSTLNALIVMNNSMIDSLQDLSINSKYMNNNSLIYASRDIHIETQTLNNIAQMIGSLQHYTDSVQGSGWANYGDTAFKRWHMETRVNNIVKYNNSLDSKQAIIQSSKNININTISRDRSRLINNEGKILAKNNISTFGRINNITLSKDITMWEVFSKIKVGGFFAKEYLGSWNTNSSRYFTRGESLLDALKYFASNAAKNHQRESAWNSLKDAARKNKTLRQYFSLLLGSNYASQRFVPNQNSWNPNAKMIFKTKSQAQIASNGRLNIVSNSVKQGLASSLNRNFALIESNVKKAVNSRDLILSSIPDIVNSQLFTINIKKDDVVSSDKGGLVGSTAVSIDTGSLNSSLSSISSEGQVSINASDEVNFSSSQLDGSEVDINANRANINTILAVNEEGDLTSVSKTKIDGESSVNINTSGDLNIQNSDITASAENSQINLNSQNGDVTIKNDHSTSSSFTQEEIGNNVSTSSTQSDTVLSSNISADNVSISAKKDVNVVSSNISSTSQQGSIDINAQNVNIADAQESVKIQNEEYSSSPTEINHKNSSLATSTSQGSSLTSQNTININASNEVKITGSNIQAQNSANINAENISVNNGVTKMASSSQASNVQVAGFRQTSQNVESSTVASSNISANNELNLNAKEKVDVKGSNLKGKETNINANEVNLIAAQNQTNTQTNSLGIGIFANANLELAGQGISANYSYANQTANTKKLDSENGITQGGLRSDLFGAGEVGVEFISTQKITNEATHVSSKLEGANINVNSSNTLDIGGANLSANKDINLKAGEIKSTKYADTKTQSSTGFTLSVKEKLESVSPLASFANQISQNFSSKEKGLNPNLAITSVQVLSNTVNILSNNIVTGKSNQTIGFKFEQSQSSSSKENITQISAGENLNISSTKGNITLNGTNANADNISINSKKDLIMNAAKSKSSSSNLSIDASITNRQTAGYHIIDGGVVGNEVEFFANGSYSKTKEDKFSNTTLNANNNVSIETKNDTILNGANVNANNVNLNIGKNLEVNSLVDTSNSEKYGGTLGGTISGAFSSNHIATGSVSGMVGVGYKRSDKAEVSSQSGFDAKNEINGVVGENLSLKAGILNSQISSGNLEVAKKVLESDIKTHEKSDGATVRVSGGTSKSFGVVIDIEDHISKTGSANSASNININGGKNLSTDTQNTQSSTDSSWAGGTINFSTSVTKVKDAVNNIRGTNSNPTSNTNTMHVNETTETTRL from the coding sequence ATGAGACTAAGTAAAAGTAGGTTCTTTCGTTTATCGTTAAATTTGACGCTTATCAATTTTTTATTTCCTTGCGTGTTGCTTTCGGCAGATTTGAGACAGAGAAATACCATAGTTTCAAAATCTACTAGCATAACATCATCTGGTAATAATACCGATGTGATTAACATTAACAATCCAAGCCAAAATGGAATTTCGCATAATCAATTTGATGCTTTTGAAATTCATGGCGGTGTTGTTTTCAATAATAGTTTAGAAAATGGAATTTCAAAAATTGGTGGTGCGATTGAAAAAAATCCCAACTTAACAAAAAATGCTAGTGTCATCGTGAGTGAGATCACAAGCAAACAATCATCGCACATTAATGGAATTTTAGAAGTTTTTGGAAGAAAAGCTAATCTAATCTTTGCAAATGAAAACGGTTTTAGCGTTAATGGAGCAGCTTTTTTAAATACCAAAGGTGTAACGCTTAGTACAGGCAATTTTAATGATAATTTTCTTAATGTAAATAGCGATGCAAGAATTAAAATAGGTAATAGTGGAATTATCGTTGATGGGGATTACTTTAATGTGATTAGTCGCGGTATAGATATCGCTGGTAGTATCGCTCATTATGAAAAAGGTAAAAATTTATCTAATATTAATTTCATTGCTGGACTTAATAACGTGAATTTAGATAATCCAAATTCACCTGAAATCATCGTTAGAGCAACAGAACAAAGAGATAAAAAAAATTATTACGGGATCGATGGAAGGCATCTAGGATCTATGTACGCAGATAAAGTAACTTTGATAAGCACTGAAGAAGGAGTTGGAGTAAGGCATAGTGGAGTTGTGAGGAGCATTAAAGATGTTATGGTTAAAGCTAAAGGTAAGGTTGAATTGCAAGCTTTAGGTGTAAATAGAAATGGAAGCATCGCCATAGAAGCAAAAGAAATTCAAAGCTCTTTAATTAACGCAGATAACATCAGCTTACAAGCAGACGGAAAAATTACCAATAAAGGACTTTATAGAGGTAATAAGATAACTGTTAATGCTAATTCTTTTGAAAATTCTAAAACAGTAGATATAAGTAAAGAAACAAAGGATATTTTTAAAACAAATCAAAAAAAATCCCAAATTTATGCTGATACTGTCTCGATAAGTGCTGCAGATAAAATTGACAATTTTGGTTTTATCAATGTTTTAAATGATGTAGTGTTAAATACAAATTCTTTAAATAATACAGGAGAAATATCAGCTAATAATAACATTGACTTATCACTTAGAACTTTTGATAATAGCGGTAAAATCATAAGCCAAAATAAGATCACGTTAGAAGCAGATGATGATCTTGATCTTAATGCTCGAACATTATATGCAAAAAATTTACTTGATATTTCAAGTAATAGAAATTTGCGTGTAAATTCAGAGCTTGAAAATTTAGGTTCGATTGAACTAGATGCACAAAATATTTATATTAATGCTTTGGTTGCAAGTGGGAAAGATTTGATTTTAAATGCGCGTGGAAGTATTGAAAATAATGGTTATTTGTATTCTGTTAAAAATAGTACTTTGAATGCATTGATCGTTATGAACAACTCAATGATCGATAGTTTGCAAGATTTAAGTATTAACTCAAAATATATGAATAACAACTCTTTGATATATGCAAGTAGAGATATCCATATAGAAACACAAACTTTAAATAACATAGCTCAAATGATAGGCTCACTGCAACATTATACTGATAGCGTACAAGGATCTGGCTGGGCAAATTACGGTGATACTGCATTTAAACGATGGCATATGGAAACTAGAGTTAATAATATAGTGAAATATAACAATTCACTAGATAGCAAACAAGCCATAATTCAGTCAAGCAAGAATATCAACATAAATACTATTTCGCGAGATAGAAGTAGATTAATTAACAATGAAGGAAAAATTCTAGCTAAAAACAATATATCAACTTTTGGAAGAATTAATAATATAACTTTAAGTAAAGATATAACTATGTGGGAAGTTTTTTCTAAAATCAAAGTAGGTGGATTTTTTGCTAAAGAGTATCTTGGTAGTTGGAATACAAATTCAAGCCGTTATTTCACTCGAGGAGAAAGCTTACTTGATGCTTTAAAATATTTTGCAAGCAATGCGGCAAAAAACCATCAAAGAGAATCTGCTTGGAACTCTCTTAAAGATGCAGCAAGAAAAAATAAGACGCTTAGACAGTATTTTTCTTTATTATTAGGTAGCAACTATGCTTCTCAAAGATTTGTCCCAAATCAAAACAGCTGGAATCCTAATGCAAAAATGATTTTCAAGACAAAATCACAAGCTCAAATAGCATCTAATGGTAGATTAAACATAGTCTCTAACAGCGTAAAACAAGGATTAGCAAGTTCTTTGAATAGAAATTTTGCTTTGATAGAATCTAATGTAAAAAAAGCGGTTAATAGTAGAGATTTAATTTTAAGTTCTATCCCAGATATCGTTAATTCGCAATTATTTACTATTAATATTAAAAAAGACGACGTTGTTTCAAGCGATAAAGGCGGTCTTGTCGGTAGTACTGCAGTAAGTATCGATACAGGCTCATTAAATTCATCTCTAAGTAGTATTTCTTCAGAAGGACAAGTGAGTATAAATGCTAGCGATGAGGTTAATTTTAGTAGTTCTCAGTTAGATGGAAGCGAAGTAGATATAAATGCAAATAGAGCAAATATAAATACCATTTTAGCCGTTAATGAAGAAGGAGACCTTACTTCTGTTTCAAAAACAAAAATTGATGGAGAGAGTTCTGTAAATATCAATACAAGTGGTGATCTAAATATCCAAAATAGCGATATAACGGCTAGTGCTGAAAATTCGCAAATAAATTTAAATTCTCAAAACGGTGATGTGACTATTAAAAATGATCACTCAACTTCATCTTCATTTACTCAAGAAGAAATAGGCAATAATGTTTCTACAAGTTCTACACAAAGCGATACAGTTTTAAGCTCAAATATCAGTGCGGATAATGTAAGTATTAGCGCAAAAAAAGATGTGAATGTAGTATCTAGCAATATAAGTTCTACTTCACAGCAAGGATCTATAGATATAAATGCTCAAAATGTCAATATCGCAGATGCTCAAGAGAGTGTCAAAATACAAAATGAAGAATATAGTAGTAGCCCAACAGAAATAAATCATAAAAACAGTAGTTTAGCTACTTCAACTTCACAAGGTAGTTCTTTAACTTCACAAAATACTATCAATATCAATGCAAGTAATGAGGTAAAGATAACAGGCTCTAATATTCAAGCACAAAATTCTGCGAATATAAATGCTGAAAATATCAGTGTAAATAATGGAGTAACTAAAATGGCAAGTTCATCACAAGCTTCAAATGTTCAAGTTGCCGGCTTTAGACAAACTTCACAAAATGTAGAAAGTTCTACGGTAGCTTCATCAAACATCAGTGCAAATAATGAGCTTAATCTAAATGCTAAAGAAAAAGTAGATGTTAAAGGTAGTAATCTTAAAGGCAAAGAAACTAATATCAATGCTAATGAAGTAAATTTAATTGCCGCACAAAATCAAACAAATACGCAAACTAATTCCCTTGGAATAGGAATTTTTGCTAATGCAAATTTAGAATTAGCCGGTCAAGGCATAAGTGCAAACTATAGCTATGCTAATCAAACTGCTAATACTAAAAAATTAGATAGTGAAAATGGTATAACTCAAGGCGGATTGAGATCTGATCTTTTTGGAGCTGGTGAAGTTGGAGTGGAATTTATATCAACACAAAAAATTACCAACGAAGCTACTCATGTTTCAAGTAAATTAGAAGGTGCGAATATCAATGTAAATTCAAGCAACACTTTAGATATAGGCGGAGCAAATTTAAGTGCAAATAAAGATATAAATCTTAAAGCTGGAGAGATCAAAAGTACCAAATACGCAGATACAAAAACACAAAGCAGCACTGGTTTTACCCTCAGTGTCAAAGAAAAATTAGAATCTGTAAGTCCTCTCGCCTCTTTTGCTAATCAAATATCGCAAAATTTCAGCTCTAAAGAAAAAGGCTTAAATCCAAATTTAGCTATCACCTCAGTACAAGTTTTATCAAATACGGTTAATATACTAAGTAATAATATCGTAACTGGAAAATCTAACCAAACTATAGGATTTAAATTTGAACAAAGCCAAAGTTCTAGCTCAAAAGAGAATATCACGCAGATTAGCGCAGGAGAAAATTTAAATATTTCAAGCACCAAAGGAAATATCACTCTAAATGGAACTAACGCGAATGCAGATAATATTAGTATAAATTCAAAAAAAGATTTGATTATGAATGCTGCAAAGTCTAAATCTAGTTCTTCAAATTTATCAATTGACGCATCAATTACCAATAGGCAAACCGCAGGTTATCACATTATCGATGGAGGAGTTGTCGGTAACGAGGTAGAATTTTTTGCTAATGGTTCGTATTCTAAAACAAAAGAAGATAAATTTAGCAATACCACGCTCAATGCAAATAATAATGTAAGCATTGAAACCAAAAATGACACAATTCTTAATGGAGCTAATGTAAATGCTAATAATGTGAATTTAAATATAGGTAAAAATTTAGAAGTCAATTCTCTAGTTGATACTTCAAATTCTGAAAAATACGGCGGAACTTTAGGCGGAACAATAAGTGGAGCATTTTCAAGTAATCATATCGCTACTGGAAGCGTTTCTGGTATGGTTGGTGTTGGATATAAGAGATCAGATAAGGCTGAAGTTTCATCTCAAAGTGGATTTGACGCTAAAAATGAAATTAACGGCGTCGTAGGCGAAAATTTGAGTTTAAAAGCTGGAATATTAAATTCTCAAATCAGTTCTGGAAATCTAGAAGTTGCAAAAAAAGTTTTAGAATCTGATATAAAAACTCATGAAAAAAGCGATGGTGCTACTGTGAGAGTAAGTGGCGGAACAAGTAAAAGTTTTGGCGTGGTAATTGATATCGAAGATCATATCAGCAAAACAGGTAGTGCAAACTCAGCTAGCAATATCAATATAAATGGAGGTAAAAATCTTAGCACCGATACTCAAAATACTCAAAGTTCAACGGATAGCTCTTGGGCAGGTGGAACCATTAATTTTAGTACATCAGTGACGAAAGTTAAGGACGCGGTAAATAATATTAGAGGGACGAATTCTAATCCTACGTCAAATACAAATACGATGCATGTCAATGAAACTACTGAAACAACGAGGCTTTGA